One window of Quercus robur chromosome 12, dhQueRobu3.1, whole genome shotgun sequence genomic DNA carries:
- the LOC126708225 gene encoding uncharacterized protein LOC126708225: MPWVIAGDFNEPLINEDKFGGRAVSVSRSLLFKECLDKCNMIDIGFLRPRFTWTNRREVQALIKERFDRYFVNPSWVLMYPEAKVTHLTRCHSDHCPVFVGDVVEMPCWINGIQRALALKPSTFLVNLENELLKELDVVLNQEEELWALKSRVNWMIQDDRNTSVYHVSTLVKRKRNKIMAIKDAVGDWIHEEDDIKFFIRSGFNKIYLPSLSCVPKTDPTKSSWQPKLTEVERECHDPNPWNMNSDA, translated from the exons ATGCCTTGGGTAATAGCaggtgattttaatgaacctCTTATAAATGAGGATAAATTTGGGGGAAGAGCGGTGAGTGTTAGTAGGTCGCTCTTATTTAAAGAATGTTTAGATAAATGCAACATGATTGATATTGGTTTTTTGCGTCCTCGTTTCACTTGGACTAATAGGAGGGAGGTTCAGGCTTTGATTAAGGAGAGATTTGATAGGTATTTTGTGAATCCTAGCTGGGTTTTGATGTATCCAGAAGCTAAAGTAACTCATCTCACTCGATGCCACTCGGATCATTGCCCAGTTTTTGTTGGAGATGTAGTCGAGATGCCATGTTG GATCAATGGTATTCAGAGGGCCCTAGCCTTAAAACCTTCTACTTTCCTTGTTAATTTGGAAAATGAGCTCCTTAAGGAGTTGGATGTAGTGCTGAATCAAGAAGAGGAATTATGGGCTTTGAAATCCAGGGTGAATTGGATGATTCAGGATGACCGTAATACTTCCGTTTATCATGTCTCAACTCTTGTTAAAAGGAAGAGGAATAAAATTATGGCAATCAAGGATGCAGTGGGTGATTGGATTCATGAGGAAGATGATATCAAGTTTTTTATTAGAAGtggtttcaataaaatttacttGCCTTCCCTTTCTTGTGTACCAAAAACAGACCCTACTAAATCGTCTTGGCAACCTAAGCTTACGGAGGTGGAGAGGGAGtgtcacgacccaaatccatggaacatgaattCAGATGCATGA